In Syntrophales bacterium, the genomic window TCAGTCACTTCAAGGGGTTACAACAATGCACCCCTGATTTGCTGTAAAAGAAAAGGCTAAATAAATGAATATGACGTCATATTATGAATATAGCGTTGTACTATAAAAAATTACTTGTCAGGGTGTCAAGAAAGATGTTTCATTACAAACTGCGGTTAGATTAAATGGTAAACGGGAAAAGGGAGGTAAAATGATGCAGTTCACTGTGAGGACGAATTCAAGATTTGAAATGCTCGATATTACCGGACAGGTGAGGGGCTTTTTAAAGGAGAGTGGGATTAAAAACGGGATTTGCCACGTTTTTATCCCCCATACCACTGCCGCTGTTACGATTAACGAAAACGCCGATCCGGATGTGCCCAGAGACATCATTATGGGGCTCGATCGGCTCGTCCCCCTCAACGGCAACTACCGGCACAGGGAAGGGAACGCTGCCGCGCACATAAAATCTTCTCTTCTCGGTGTATCAGAAACTATCCTTGTAGAAAACGGTGCTCTTATCCTCGGCACATGGCAGTCTATTTTCTTCTATGAATTTGATGGCCCGAGGAGCAGAAAGGTATTTGTCAAGCTGATTCCAACAGAATAGATATACCCCTTCCCCCCAGGGGGAAAGGGGTATACTATGGGTATACTATCAGATGAGGCTTGAGAAATGGTTATTCGGCCTTGATAAGGATTTTCTTTCCCTTCGCCTTCGCCCCCTCAGTCTTGGGAAGCTTAATGCTGAGGACACCGTTCTTAAAATGCGCCTCGGCATTTGTCGTATCAACGCCCAACGGCAG contains:
- a CDS encoding secondary thiamine-phosphate synthase enzyme YjbQ — protein: MMQFTVRTNSRFEMLDITGQVRGFLKESGIKNGICHVFIPHTTAAVTINENADPDVPRDIIMGLDRLVPLNGNYRHREGNAAAHIKSSLLGVSETILVENGALILGTWQSIFFYEFDGPRSRKVFVKLIPTE